Proteins encoded within one genomic window of uncultured Desulfobacter sp.:
- the metG gene encoding methionine--tRNA ligase — MTCQYYTTPIYYVNAKPHLGHAYTSIAADVATRFKKMEGADTFFLTGTDEHGDKIVQAAEKENTTPKAYADKISKLFQDVLPLLNVENNHFIRTTDPEHIEVVKSVLSTIYDKGDIYFSSYEGIYCFGCERFYQERELVDGKCPDHGTVPETIKESNYFFKMSKYQEWLIEHIETHPDFIQPEQYRKEILSFLKEPLEDLCISRPKTRLTWGITLPFDEDYVTYVWFDALVNYITALGYPDGEMFKKFWPTTRHFVAKDIIKPHGIYWPIMLKAAGIETYNGLNVHGFWNVQGSKMSKSIGNVTDPVEVTGQFGVDAFRYFLMREMVFGLDANFTEDVIVSRINSDLANDLGNLFSRVLSMNLKYFKGTVQGSAADFDKALSLKSEADIALDAYTNAMAECQFHKALASVWEMVSTMNKYIVANEPWTLAKDPARTDELGTVLYELLEGIRFVAGLIWPVMPETSGKIITALGLELPEKGFFTLDAIQPWGQIIPGTTLSKPQILFPRVDVEKKAAEPPAPKPLKPALKEEITIDDFSKIDLRAGTIVSAERIEKSDKLLKLQVNIGAQTRQIVAGIGKSYTPEEVVGKEVIVVANLKPVKLMGELSEGMVLAGSVKKNLVLSGFNGSPKPGCPIK, encoded by the coding sequence ATGACTTGTCAATATTACACCACCCCCATTTATTATGTGAACGCCAAACCCCATCTCGGCCATGCCTATACCTCCATTGCAGCAGATGTTGCCACCCGCTTTAAGAAGATGGAAGGTGCTGACACCTTTTTCTTAACAGGTACAGATGAACACGGGGATAAAATCGTTCAGGCGGCTGAAAAGGAAAATACCACGCCCAAGGCTTACGCAGATAAAATCAGCAAACTCTTCCAGGATGTTCTACCCCTGCTCAATGTAGAAAACAACCACTTTATCCGGACAACCGACCCTGAGCATATTGAGGTGGTAAAATCGGTTCTCTCCACGATTTACGACAAGGGGGACATCTACTTCTCAAGTTATGAGGGCATCTACTGTTTCGGATGTGAACGATTCTATCAGGAGCGCGAGCTGGTGGACGGCAAGTGCCCGGACCACGGCACTGTGCCCGAAACCATCAAAGAATCAAACTATTTCTTTAAAATGAGCAAGTACCAGGAATGGCTCATTGAGCATATCGAAACCCACCCGGACTTTATCCAGCCCGAACAGTACAGAAAGGAGATTCTGTCATTCCTTAAGGAGCCTTTGGAAGATTTGTGCATCTCCCGGCCCAAAACCCGGCTGACCTGGGGTATCACCCTACCCTTTGATGAAGATTATGTCACCTATGTATGGTTTGACGCCCTGGTCAACTACATCACGGCCCTTGGATACCCGGACGGGGAGATGTTTAAAAAATTCTGGCCCACCACCCGGCATTTTGTGGCCAAAGACATTATCAAACCCCACGGAATTTACTGGCCCATCATGCTCAAGGCAGCCGGCATTGAGACATACAACGGACTGAACGTCCATGGATTCTGGAATGTTCAGGGGTCTAAAATGTCGAAAAGCATAGGCAATGTCACCGACCCTGTGGAAGTCACAGGCCAATTCGGTGTGGATGCATTCAGATATTTTCTGATGCGAGAGATGGTATTTGGCCTGGACGCCAATTTCACCGAAGATGTTATTGTGTCAAGGATCAACTCAGACCTTGCCAATGACTTGGGCAACCTGTTCTCCCGGGTGTTGTCCATGAACCTCAAGTATTTCAAGGGAACCGTCCAGGGATCGGCTGCGGATTTTGACAAAGCCTTAAGCCTTAAATCTGAGGCAGACATCGCATTGGACGCATACACAAACGCTATGGCAGAGTGCCAGTTTCACAAGGCCCTTGCAAGTGTGTGGGAAATGGTGTCGACCATGAATAAATACATTGTTGCCAACGAACCTTGGACCCTGGCCAAAGATCCGGCCCGCACAGATGAACTTGGTACGGTGTTGTACGAACTGCTGGAAGGAATTCGCTTTGTGGCAGGCCTAATCTGGCCGGTTATGCCGGAAACCAGCGGTAAAATTATAACGGCCCTTGGTCTCGAACTACCAGAGAAAGGTTTTTTCACCCTTGATGCCATCCAACCCTGGGGACAGATAATACCCGGCACCACGCTGTCAAAACCCCAGATTCTTTTTCCCCGGGTTGACGTTGAAAAAAAAGCGGCAGAGCCCCCTGCACCCAAACCACTGAAACCGGCATTAAAAGAAGAAATTACCATTGATGATTTTTCCAAAATAGATTTAAGAGCCGGTACAATCGTATCTGCCGAGCGGATTGAAAAATCAGACAAACTGCTCAAACTTCAAGTAAACATAGGCGCCCAGACCCGTCAAATCGTGGCAGGTATCGGCAAATCCTATACCCCCGAAGAGGTGGTGGGCAAAGAGGTCATTGTCGTAGCCAATCTGAAACCTGTAAAACTTATGGGAGAGTTATCCGAAGGCATGGTGCTTGCGGGGAGTGTAAAGAAGAACCTTGTTCTTTCTGGATTTAACGGCAGCCCTAAGCCCGGTTGTCCAATTAAATAA
- a CDS encoding penicillin-binding transpeptidase domain-containing protein, which yields MDSIKTEQSWRDFQASYKQQKKKRSMADRIRKIAVFLCLAGTVCALIWVGAYVVYKVGLRLFSPKPDKVASEPAPPDHLGRSKVKALVQNIDILNTKTDLFFADGPSWTYTIHTQLDTRLQDQLVRSLNYLKTLDRGKPKLIAMVAMDGNTGFIKAMAGFNSDKPDTNPCTSAIYPAASLFKIVTASAAVETLNYTAATPLYFNGGKYTLYKRQLTNQKTKYTSQVTLEMAFAESINPVFGKLGKLSLGKSVLTDFAEKFGFNQNPDTDFEFPAPSFSTTGSDYHLAELGCGFNRDTLISPVFAMTMVSAVVNKGQSLVPRLVDRISDSEQNEIYKSTKEIYKRPISAKTAATMKKLMKKTVSRGTARKSFRGYSRDKVLSNLLIGGKTGSLSNREHTIKYDWFTGFGQQKATKETLIVATIVGHGKYIGTRACTHAKNMLKTYFSAPKTQKSSLTATSAVPE from the coding sequence TTGGATTCTATTAAAACAGAACAGTCCTGGCGAGACTTTCAGGCAAGCTATAAGCAGCAAAAAAAGAAACGGTCCATGGCCGATCGCATACGCAAAATTGCAGTTTTTCTCTGCCTTGCCGGGACTGTATGTGCATTAATCTGGGTTGGGGCGTACGTTGTATACAAGGTCGGTCTACGACTGTTTTCCCCAAAACCGGATAAGGTTGCAAGTGAACCTGCCCCGCCCGACCACCTTGGACGATCTAAAGTCAAAGCTCTGGTCCAAAACATTGATATTCTCAATACAAAAACAGACCTGTTCTTTGCGGACGGGCCGTCTTGGACATATACCATCCATACCCAACTGGACACACGCCTTCAGGATCAATTAGTCAGGTCGCTGAATTACCTGAAGACACTGGATAGGGGAAAACCCAAACTTATCGCCATGGTAGCCATGGACGGAAACACCGGGTTTATAAAAGCCATGGCTGGATTTAATTCGGACAAGCCAGACACCAACCCCTGTACATCAGCCATATACCCGGCTGCCAGTCTTTTTAAAATTGTGACAGCATCGGCTGCCGTAGAAACATTAAACTACACAGCGGCCACCCCCCTTTATTTCAACGGCGGGAAATACACCCTGTACAAACGACAATTAACAAACCAAAAAACAAAATATACCAGCCAGGTCACGTTGGAAATGGCCTTTGCCGAATCCATAAACCCAGTATTTGGCAAACTTGGGAAGCTTTCCCTGGGCAAATCGGTGCTTACCGATTTTGCCGAAAAATTTGGGTTCAACCAAAATCCGGATACGGATTTTGAATTTCCGGCTCCCTCTTTTTCAACAACCGGCAGCGATTACCATTTAGCGGAACTTGGATGCGGCTTTAATCGAGACACATTGATTTCACCGGTATTTGCAATGACAATGGTCTCAGCTGTGGTAAACAAAGGCCAAAGCCTCGTCCCCCGTCTTGTGGACCGGATATCCGATTCAGAGCAAAACGAAATTTACAAAAGCACCAAAGAGATATATAAAAGACCGATCAGTGCCAAAACAGCCGCCACCATGAAAAAACTCATGAAAAAAACTGTATCAAGGGGCACAGCCAGAAAATCATTCCGGGGTTATTCCCGGGATAAAGTATTATCAAATCTTTTGATCGGCGGAAAAACAGGCTCCCTGTCAAACCGGGAGCACACGATCAAATACGACTGGTTTACAGGATTTGGACAACAAAAAGCAACAAAAGAGACATTAATTGTCGCTACAATAGTGGGGCACGGTAAATATATCGGGACCCGAGCATGCACTCACGCAAAAAACATGCTGAAAACTTATTTCAGCGCCCCCAAAACCCAAAAAAGTTCGCTAACCGCAACTTCAGCTGTTCCGGAATAA